One genomic segment of Mesotoga infera includes these proteins:
- a CDS encoding prepilin-type N-terminal cleavage/methylation domain-containing protein — protein MSENTERRSGLSLIEMVMSIAIIAVVLFISLTVYNIWWKSYNQTSEKSVIERQMTSAMEIIVKELRLAKDVALDYDENDEEMTVFRLQDKRIEYRKDDKVNYLTDQVVDNLTFDFKDTDETVLEVTIENTSKSIVLTSRVKLMNKEPSSGSSMESVVSFKKSEKLFSE, from the coding sequence ATGAGTGAGAACACGGAAAGGCGAAGTGGTTTATCTCTGATAGAGATGGTTATGTCGATCGCGATTATTGCTGTTGTGCTTTTTATTTCTCTTACCGTGTACAACATTTGGTGGAAGTCATACAATCAGACTTCAGAAAAGTCTGTTATTGAAAGACAAATGACCTCGGCAATGGAGATCATCGTCAAAGAACTTAGGTTGGCTAAAGATGTGGCTCTTGATTACGACGAAAATGATGAAGAAATGACTGTTTTTCGTCTTCAGGACAAGAGAATTGAATATAGGAAGGACGACAAAGTTAACTATCTGACTGATCAGGTCGTTGATAACCTTACTTTCGATTTCAAAGACACGGACGAGACAGTACTCGAAGTTACGATCGAAAACACAAGCAAGAGTATTGTTCTTACATCAAGAGTGAAGCTCATGAACAAAGAACCGAGTTCGGGATCATCTATGGAGTCTGTTGTAAGCTTCAAGAAGTCCGAGAAGTTGTTTTCTGAATAA